A window from uncultured Desulfobacter sp. encodes these proteins:
- a CDS encoding DUF1573 domain-containing protein: MSEQFKGDKKKRLSGKIIFTVLMLWMAATGISYAGADIMVDEPIFSFGSVVEGTQVTHDFIVRNPGDDVLSILRVATSCGCTVADYPKTVAPGETGTIHVKANTSGYGGSFFKRKLVIRTDAPEKQSVVLQIEGNVE, encoded by the coding sequence ATGTCTGAACAATTTAAAGGTGATAAGAAAAAAAGATTATCCGGAAAAATCATTTTTACAGTATTGATGTTGTGGATGGCTGCAACCGGCATATCCTATGCCGGTGCCGATATCATGGTAGACGAACCCATCTTTTCGTTTGGCAGTGTCGTCGAAGGCACACAGGTCACCCATGACTTTATTGTGCGTAATCCCGGGGATGATGTATTATCCATTCTGCGGGTGGCGACATCATGCGGCTGCACCGTTGCAGATTATCCAAAAACCGTTGCCCCGGGTGAAACAGGTACCATACATGTTAAGGCCAACACCTCGGGTTATGGCGGCAGCTTTTTCAAACGCAAACTTGTCATTAGAACCGATGCCCCAGAGAAACAATCCGTCGTCCTCCAGATAGAAGGAAATGTTGAATAA
- a CDS encoding acetate--CoA ligase family protein — MKKYPLDFDQSAALLSQYGILPSGKQIYSLEEAFKTADDIGYPVVVKAVSEKIIHKSDQGAVRLNLKNLDEVTSAVKSIETLMGGFSRENKEGLLVQKMVDKGFELLVGARQDPGFGPITMVGIGGIFVELFSDAAPGIGILTRQDVERMLKKTRAGKVLDGFRGQAYDREAIIELTIRVSRLMAENPDICELDLNPVIVYENGYAIVDTRLIKDPDFIQPSFQQISDWKRKSVDAIFNAQSVAVVGASRPGTQGGVILKNCMKIKKLYPVHPTLKTIHGLTCYQNIDDLPEVPDLCVFAVNSERTVLIFEQFCKLGGKGAIIFSDGFAEIGRFDLKEKLIALSETYKVAFIGPNCMGVIDNFSGLNTNYIPVQRSVPVTPSNCVGVISQSGGIGLELLEMLGADRQNLGKWVSIGNAAVCGVPEILSHMGDDPRIKIIAVYLEGVADGLKLLQVGKQVAEKKPVVIIKGGMGGGAQAALSHTASLAGSHDAFRACCDQAGFYLIEELTEDPKIIVNILSILTSQPKTYGDRIAVVSVGGGAGILLSDQVTLKGMTLAQFSPETKEKMKKLIEKDLKTDLPEVKNKILSNMGSNPVDLLGNCRDERLLEAIRIVDQDPNTDVIMAAIYLQVPLLSEYLPERLVELKQELTKPLIVSPRGFSEYVDRCRTFMADRKLHTYTVPMIKPLGIAIDIWKKYKINFLD; from the coding sequence ATGAAAAAGTATCCATTGGATTTCGACCAAAGTGCTGCGCTCTTATCCCAATACGGCATTTTACCTTCCGGAAAACAGATCTACAGTCTTGAAGAGGCCTTTAAAACCGCGGATGATATTGGTTATCCGGTGGTCGTCAAAGCGGTTAGTGAAAAAATCATCCATAAATCCGACCAGGGGGCTGTGCGGCTGAATCTGAAAAATTTGGATGAAGTCACATCCGCAGTAAAATCAATCGAAACGCTCATGGGAGGCTTTTCCAGGGAAAACAAAGAGGGATTGCTAGTCCAGAAAATGGTGGACAAAGGATTTGAACTTCTCGTGGGTGCCCGGCAGGACCCGGGGTTTGGTCCCATCACCATGGTGGGGATCGGCGGCATTTTTGTGGAACTGTTCTCAGATGCCGCCCCGGGAATCGGTATACTCACCCGGCAGGATGTGGAACGTATGCTAAAAAAAACCCGGGCCGGGAAAGTGCTGGACGGGTTCCGGGGCCAGGCGTATGACAGGGAAGCAATCATCGAACTGACCATTCGGGTTTCCAGATTGATGGCGGAAAATCCGGATATCTGCGAGCTGGATCTAAATCCGGTGATTGTCTATGAAAACGGATATGCCATTGTAGACACGCGATTGATCAAAGATCCTGATTTTATCCAACCCTCTTTCCAGCAGATCAGTGACTGGAAGCGCAAAAGTGTAGATGCGATTTTTAATGCCCAATCCGTCGCAGTTGTAGGCGCATCCCGCCCGGGAACCCAGGGCGGCGTTATTCTAAAAAACTGCATGAAGATCAAAAAGCTCTACCCGGTTCACCCGACACTGAAAACCATCCACGGACTGACCTGTTATCAAAATATTGACGATCTGCCCGAGGTGCCGGATCTTTGCGTATTTGCAGTAAACTCGGAAAGGACTGTCTTAATTTTTGAACAGTTCTGCAAACTTGGCGGCAAAGGTGCCATTATTTTCAGTGACGGATTTGCGGAAATAGGGCGATTCGATCTCAAAGAAAAGCTCATTGCCTTAAGCGAAACGTATAAAGTGGCATTCATTGGTCCCAACTGCATGGGGGTGATTGATAATTTTTCAGGACTGAATACCAACTATATCCCGGTACAACGATCCGTTCCCGTAACCCCGTCCAATTGCGTGGGCGTTATTTCCCAAAGCGGCGGCATCGGTCTTGAACTGCTTGAAATGCTCGGTGCGGACCGCCAGAATTTGGGAAAATGGGTATCCATCGGAAATGCCGCCGTATGCGGGGTGCCGGAAATACTCTCCCACATGGGCGATGATCCCAGAATAAAAATCATTGCCGTTTATTTAGAAGGTGTGGCCGACGGATTGAAATTGCTACAGGTGGGTAAACAGGTGGCCGAAAAAAAACCCGTGGTTATTATAAAAGGCGGCATGGGGGGCGGGGCCCAGGCAGCCTTATCCCATACGGCATCCCTTGCAGGTTCCCATGATGCTTTCAGGGCCTGCTGTGACCAGGCAGGTTTTTATCTCATTGAAGAACTCACCGAAGATCCTAAAATCATCGTTAATATCCTGTCCATTCTCACCAGCCAGCCCAAAACATACGGTGACCGGATTGCCGTGGTGAGTGTCGGCGGCGGGGCCGGCATTCTTCTTTCGGATCAGGTAACGCTAAAGGGAATGACCCTGGCGCAGTTTTCACCTGAAACCAAAGAAAAAATGAAAAAGCTGATTGAAAAAGATCTAAAAACAGATCTGCCGGAAGTAAAAAATAAAATATTAAGCAATATGGGAAGCAATCCCGTTGATCTTTTAGGAAACTGCCGGGATGAACGGCTCCTGGAAGCCATCAGAATCGTGGACCAGGATCCCAATACCGATGTCATTATGGCGGCCATCTATCTGCAGGTTCCCCTGTTAAGCGAATACCTGCCCGAACGTCTGGTGGAGCTTAAACAGGAATTGACCAAGCCTTTGATTGTCTCTCCCAGGGGATTTTCCGAATATGTGGACCGGTGCAGAACATTTATGGCGGACCGAAAACTGCACACCTATACCGTACCCATGATAAAACCCTTGGGCATTGCCATTGATATCTGGAAAAAATATAAGATTAACTTCCTTGACTGA
- a CDS encoding radical SAM protein, which translates to MKKQTVAFSRQSTNLFFHILTRCNLRCAHCYINRVEHGTNTLSLSTIEDWLGIFSSKAKDTNLILLGGEPTLHPDLAAVVGLAGEMGFKSITIDTNGFLFHDILDKITPDQIDFFSFSLDGVTKETNDAIRGEGCFDAVMSGIRRAVKKGFTCSMIYTVSEKNIHEVSKLPELVKDLGISRFFIQVVGLRGETDNTDARHQVSKAIWQETIPKTAEQIAKQGIIVTYPKVFLTHDETFECAANVANNYFIFPNGRVYQCPLCEDFSFHSYEIIDNVLTARPKINETNFFSLQIPEGCVMNKLIQPGNLSYDDNGFPRYKIACCMLKEELQP; encoded by the coding sequence ATGAAAAAACAAACCGTTGCGTTTTCAAGGCAGAGCACCAATCTGTTCTTCCACATACTGACACGCTGTAATCTGCGCTGTGCCCACTGCTACATCAACCGGGTAGAGCATGGAACCAACACCCTCTCCTTGTCCACCATCGAAGACTGGCTTGGTATCTTTTCTTCAAAGGCAAAGGATACCAACCTTATTTTGTTGGGCGGTGAACCCACGCTTCACCCGGATCTTGCTGCGGTTGTGGGGCTTGCCGGAGAGATGGGATTCAAATCCATCACCATTGATACCAACGGTTTTTTATTTCACGATATCCTGGACAAAATAACGCCGGATCAGATTGACTTTTTTTCGTTTTCTCTGGACGGCGTTACCAAAGAAACCAATGATGCCATCAGAGGAGAGGGCTGCTTTGATGCCGTCATGTCCGGTATCCGCCGTGCGGTGAAAAAAGGGTTCACCTGCTCCATGATCTATACGGTTTCTGAAAAAAATATTCATGAGGTGTCAAAGCTTCCGGAACTGGTAAAGGATCTTGGCATTTCCCGTTTTTTTATCCAGGTGGTGGGACTGCGGGGCGAAACGGACAACACCGACGCAAGGCACCAGGTATCAAAAGCAATCTGGCAGGAGACCATTCCCAAAACCGCTGAACAGATTGCAAAACAGGGCATTATCGTTACCTACCCCAAGGTGTTCCTCACCCATGACGAGACCTTTGAATGTGCCGCCAATGTGGCCAACAACTACTTTATTTTCCCCAACGGACGGGTATATCAATGTCCTTTATGCGAGGATTTTTCCTTTCATTCCTATGAAATAATAGACAATGTGCTGACCGCTCGCCCAAAAATCAATGAAACCAATTTTTTCTCTTTGCAGATTCCCGAAGGGTGTGTCATGAATAAATTGATACAGCCGGGAAATCTGTCTTACGATGATAACGGATTCCCCCGTTACAAAATCGCGTGTTGTATGCTCAAGGAAGAATTGCAGCCGTGA
- the purF gene encoding amidophosphoribosyltransferase — protein MNTIHPNCKTCSVFTPSERPKDECGVFGLYKHPEAAKITYFGLYALQHRGQESAGISVNRGINDKIFSHKGMGLVPEIFNMEDLERIEGGSAIGHVRYSTTGDSVLANAQPFVVNHRHRSYALAHNGNLVNAHIIREELEEQGSIFQTTMDSEVFLHLFIKNLTKGDYESAILKAASKLEGAYSMILLTCKGEIIGMKDPNGFRPLALGKLNGHYVLASETCAFDLIQAEFIRELDPGEIVIINEDGIRSIKHPKAAIKKSLCIFEYIYFARPDSTIDGKNVYEMRKAHGRRLAQEAPVDADMVMPFPDSGNYAAIGYAAESGIPFEMGMIRNHYVGRSFIQPTQSMRDFAVRVKLNPVRQLIKGKDIIIIEDSIIRGTTAKTRVKALKDLGAGKIHMRVSCPPHKFPCYYGIDFSSKGELIAAQKPIDELTEYLGLDSLHYLSIEGMLEASGVNEPEANFCKACFDGTYPVPFDPNFTKQCMG, from the coding sequence ATGAATACCATCCATCCAAATTGTAAAACCTGCTCCGTTTTCACACCAAGTGAACGCCCCAAAGATGAATGTGGGGTTTTTGGACTTTATAAACATCCGGAAGCGGCTAAAATTACCTATTTCGGTCTTTATGCACTCCAGCACAGGGGTCAGGAAAGCGCGGGCATTTCCGTGAACCGGGGGATCAACGACAAAATTTTCTCCCATAAAGGCATGGGACTTGTGCCCGAAATTTTCAACATGGAAGACCTGGAACGCATTGAAGGCGGGTCTGCCATCGGCCATGTCCGGTACTCCACCACAGGTGATTCCGTTCTGGCCAATGCCCAGCCTTTTGTGGTCAACCACCGGCACCGCTCCTATGCCCTGGCCCACAACGGTAATCTGGTCAACGCCCACATTATCAGAGAAGAACTTGAAGAACAGGGCTCCATATTCCAGACCACCATGGATTCGGAAGTGTTTTTGCATCTGTTCATCAAAAACCTGACAAAGGGCGATTATGAGTCTGCCATATTAAAAGCCGCCTCAAAGCTTGAAGGGGCCTACTCCATGATTCTGCTCACCTGCAAGGGTGAAATCATCGGCATGAAAGACCCCAATGGATTCCGTCCCCTGGCCCTTGGAAAACTGAACGGACACTATGTACTGGCATCTGAAACCTGCGCCTTTGACCTCATCCAGGCCGAATTTATCCGGGAACTGGACCCCGGTGAAATCGTCATTATCAATGAAGACGGAATCAGAAGCATCAAACATCCTAAAGCCGCCATCAAAAAATCTCTGTGCATATTTGAATATATCTATTTTGCCCGTCCCGACTCCACCATTGACGGCAAAAACGTTTATGAAATGAGAAAGGCGCACGGCAGGCGTCTGGCCCAGGAAGCCCCTGTGGATGCGGATATGGTCATGCCGTTTCCCGATTCCGGCAACTATGCGGCCATCGGCTATGCTGCAGAATCGGGTATCCCCTTTGAAATGGGCATGATACGCAACCACTATGTGGGCAGAAGTTTTATCCAGCCCACCCAGTCCATGCGCGATTTTGCCGTGCGCGTGAAACTGAATCCGGTACGCCAACTGATCAAAGGCAAAGATATTATCATCATTGAAGATTCCATTATCCGGGGCACCACGGCCAAAACCCGTGTAAAAGCTTTAAAGGATTTAGGTGCCGGAAAAATACACATGCGCGTATCCTGTCCGCCCCATAAGTTCCCCTGCTACTACGGCATTGACTTCTCATCCAAGGGGGAATTGATTGCGGCCCAGAAACCCATTGATGAACTAACCGAATACCTCGGACTGGACTCTTTGCATTATCTGTCCATTGAAGGCATGCTCGAAGCCTCGGGCGTGAATGAGCCCGAAGCCAATTTCTGCAAAGCCTGTTTTGACGGAACCTATCCCGTGCCCTTTGACCCCAATTTCACCAAACAGTGCATGGGCTAA
- the carB gene encoding carbamoyl-phosphate synthase large subunit, producing the protein MPKRNDIHKILIIGAGPIIISQACEFDYSGTQACKALKEEGFEVVLINSNPATIMTDPETADRVYIEPVSAETLCKVIEIERPDAVLPTLGGQTALNTTIDAAKTGIFERYNIELIGASIEAINKAEDRELFRDAMNKIGLRIPRSGFATNMQEVEETAQRIGFPIIVRPSFTLGGTGGGVAYNMEELANLAKAGLDASLITQVMLEESVLGWKEYELEVMRDHADNVVIICSIENIDAMGVHTGDSITVAPAQTLSDKEYQALRDASIAIIREIGVDTGGSNVQFAVNPENGEIIVVEMNPRVSRSSALASKATGFPIAKIAAKLAVGYTLDEIPNDITGETMACFEPSIDYCVVKIPRWTFEKFPETDDILTTAMKSVGETMSIGRTFKEALQKGLRSLEIGRAGFGGDGKDPAPGSVAGTDLEYKLSTPNSQRIFYIKYAIEHGMPITMIHELTAIDPWFLHQMKQIVDLEKQLKLAGMNLPKDLFEKAKKYGFSDKQLAYLSGGLTDKQIEQKRKDLGIVPVYKLVDTCAAEFRAVTPYYYSTYESECEARVADKKKVIILGGGPNRIGQGIEFDYCCVHASFALREEGVESIMVNSNPETVSTDYDTSDKLYFEPLTREDVLHIVEKEKPFGVIVQFGGQTPLNLATDLQKAGVPIIGTSPESIDRAEDRDLFAAMLKKLGLRQPDNGIAYSYKEAVTVARDIGYPVMVRPSFVLGGRAMKIVYDEKDLEEYFDLAVQASPDKPVLIDKFLEEAFELDVDAISDGDDTVIGGMMEHIEEAGIHSGDSACVLPPYSIEENHIKEMADAAKAIAKELNVKGLMNIQFGIMNDTVYIIEVNPRASRTIPFVSKAIGVPLAKLATKVMLGKTLKELGVTNEVIPPYYCVKEAVMPFDRFENVDPVLGPEMKSTGEVMGIDKDLGAAVAKAQFAAGQKLPKEGTVFISVQDKDKKAALPVAKLFHDMGFTIMATRGTVTFLEENKIPSTMVKKVSAGRPHVVDAVKNGEIQLILNTGASSQTQRDGYEIRRAAIKYKIPYATTTDGARAISLAIQAMKKENLTVKPLQHYHQEN; encoded by the coding sequence ATGCCAAAGCGTAACGACATCCATAAAATTCTGATCATTGGTGCCGGCCCGATCATCATCAGCCAGGCATGCGAGTTTGACTATTCCGGCACCCAGGCCTGCAAGGCCTTGAAGGAAGAAGGGTTTGAAGTTGTCCTGATCAACTCAAATCCGGCCACCATCATGACCGACCCTGAAACAGCCGATCGGGTCTATATTGAACCGGTAAGTGCTGAAACCCTGTGCAAGGTGATTGAAATTGAGCGGCCTGATGCCGTTCTGCCCACCCTTGGTGGCCAGACAGCGTTGAACACCACCATAGATGCCGCCAAAACAGGGATATTTGAACGCTATAATATCGAACTGATCGGTGCATCCATTGAGGCCATCAACAAGGCCGAAGACCGGGAACTGTTCCGGGATGCCATGAACAAGATAGGCTTAAGAATTCCCAGATCCGGGTTTGCCACTAATATGCAGGAAGTTGAAGAGACAGCCCAGCGCATCGGATTTCCCATTATTGTCCGGCCAAGCTTTACTTTAGGCGGAACCGGCGGTGGTGTGGCCTACAACATGGAAGAGCTTGCAAACCTTGCCAAGGCCGGCCTTGACGCTTCTCTGATCACCCAGGTGATGCTTGAGGAGTCTGTTCTGGGGTGGAAGGAATATGAGCTTGAGGTCATGCGGGATCATGCGGACAATGTGGTAATCATCTGTTCCATTGAAAACATTGACGCCATGGGGGTTCATACAGGTGATTCCATTACCGTGGCCCCGGCCCAGACCCTGTCGGACAAAGAATACCAGGCCCTGCGCGATGCCTCCATTGCCATCATCAGGGAAATCGGTGTGGACACAGGCGGTTCCAATGTTCAATTTGCCGTGAACCCGGAAAACGGGGAAATTATCGTGGTTGAAATGAACCCAAGGGTATCCAGGTCTTCCGCGCTGGCCTCCAAAGCCACGGGTTTTCCCATTGCCAAAATTGCAGCCAAGCTTGCCGTAGGCTACACCCTGGATGAAATTCCCAATGATATCACCGGTGAAACCATGGCCTGCTTTGAGCCATCCATTGACTATTGTGTGGTGAAAATTCCGCGCTGGACCTTTGAAAAATTCCCCGAAACCGACGATATCCTCACCACGGCTATGAAATCCGTGGGTGAAACCATGTCCATCGGCAGAACATTTAAGGAAGCCCTACAAAAAGGTCTGCGGTCTCTTGAAATCGGCCGGGCAGGTTTCGGTGGCGACGGAAAAGATCCGGCGCCCGGATCTGTTGCGGGTACGGATCTGGAATACAAATTATCCACACCCAATTCCCAGCGCATCTTTTACATCAAATACGCCATTGAACACGGCATGCCCATCACCATGATCCATGAGCTAACCGCCATTGATCCCTGGTTTCTCCACCAGATGAAACAGATTGTGGACCTTGAAAAGCAGCTGAAACTGGCCGGCATGAACCTGCCTAAAGATCTGTTTGAAAAGGCAAAAAAATACGGGTTTTCCGACAAGCAGCTGGCGTATCTCTCCGGTGGACTGACAGACAAGCAGATCGAGCAGAAACGAAAAGATTTAGGGATTGTTCCGGTATATAAACTGGTTGATACCTGTGCGGCAGAATTCAGGGCGGTTACCCCTTACTATTACTCCACCTATGAAAGCGAATGCGAGGCCCGGGTGGCGGATAAGAAAAAGGTGATCATCCTGGGTGGCGGCCCCAACCGCATCGGACAGGGTATCGAATTTGACTACTGCTGTGTTCATGCCTCCTTTGCGTTACGGGAAGAAGGGGTGGAATCCATCATGGTCAACTCCAACCCGGAAACGGTCTCCACGGACTATGACACCTCGGACAAACTCTATTTTGAACCGTTGACCCGGGAAGATGTGCTTCACATCGTGGAAAAGGAAAAACCCTTTGGCGTGATTGTTCAATTTGGCGGCCAGACGCCTTTGAACCTTGCCACAGACCTTCAAAAAGCAGGCGTTCCCATTATCGGCACAAGCCCGGAAAGCATTGACCGGGCCGAGGACCGGGATCTGTTTGCGGCCATGCTTAAAAAACTGGGACTGCGCCAGCCCGATAACGGCATTGCATATTCCTATAAAGAAGCGGTCACCGTTGCACGGGATATCGGATACCCGGTCATGGTACGCCCCTCATTTGTATTAGGCGGCCGGGCCATGAAAATCGTCTATGATGAAAAAGATCTGGAAGAATATTTCGACCTTGCGGTCCAGGCCTCACCGGACAAGCCCGTACTCATTGACAAGTTCCTTGAAGAAGCCTTTGAACTGGATGTGGACGCCATCTCCGACGGTGACGATACCGTCATCGGCGGAATGATGGAACACATTGAAGAGGCCGGCATTCATTCGGGCGATTCGGCCTGTGTACTGCCGCCGTATTCCATTGAGGAAAACCACATCAAAGAGATGGCCGATGCGGCCAAAGCCATTGCCAAAGAACTGAATGTCAAAGGTCTGATGAACATCCAGTTCGGAATTATGAATGATACGGTGTACATCATTGAGGTTAATCCCAGGGCCTCCAGAACCATTCCCTTTGTCTCCAAGGCCATCGGTGTGCCCCTGGCAAAACTTGCCACCAAGGTCATGCTCGGCAAAACCCTAAAGGAACTTGGCGTCACAAATGAAGTCATCCCGCCTTATTATTGTGTGAAAGAAGCCGTGATGCCCTTTGACCGCTTTGAAAATGTGGACCCTGTGCTTGGGCCGGAGATGAAATCCACAGGCGAGGTCATGGGTATTGATAAGGATCTTGGTGCAGCTGTGGCCAAAGCACAGTTTGCGGCCGGCCAGAAACTGCCCAAGGAAGGTACCGTGTTTATCTCTGTCCAGGACAAGGACAAAAAAGCGGCACTGCCTGTGGCAAAACTTTTCCATGATATGGGATTCACCATCATGGCCACCCGGGGAACCGTCACATTCCTGGAGGAAAATAAAATTCCATCCACAATGGTGAAAAAAGTATCTGCGGGCCGGCCCCACGTGGTGGATGCCGTGAAAAACGGTGAAATACAGCTTATCTTAAATACAGGCGCGTCCAGCCAGACTCAAAGAGACGGGTATGAAATCCGCCGGGCCGCTATTAAATATAAAATACCCTATGCCACCACCACGGACGGCGCAAGGGCCATCAGCCTGGCTATCCAGGCCATGAAAAAAGAGAATCTGACGGTAAAGCCTCTCCAGCATTATCACCAGGAAAATTAA
- the carA gene encoding glutamine-hydrolyzing carbamoyl-phosphate synthase small subunit, whose translation MKALLALEDGRTFSCRSFTGPGEAQGEVVFNTSMTGYQEILTDPSYYGQMVTMTYPLIGNYGVCPEDVESDRIQVAAFIVKEYQEFPSNFRSKGTLADYLMKSHVLGIEDLDTRALTRHIRKSGAMRAMISTTDLDPESLVARARQIPSMEGSNLVEYVTTKKPYFWKDNNPDYIDINSLKDPSIWRYKGKKHSVVALDFGIKYNIVRCLEDAGCEVLVVPAKTDAQTIKNLNPDGLFLSNGPGDPEPLTYIVDTIHELLEDYPVFGICLGMQLLGLAMGGKTMKIKFGHRGGNQPVKNMDTGKVEITSQNHGFAVDLNTLDKNKCHLTHINLNEDSLEGLKNDTIRAFAVQYHPEASPGPHDAAYLFNQFAKVMENAKA comes from the coding sequence ATGAAAGCATTGTTAGCCCTGGAAGATGGAAGAACATTTTCCTGTAGAAGTTTTACAGGGCCGGGCGAAGCCCAGGGAGAGGTGGTGTTCAACACCAGCATGACCGGTTACCAGGAAATTCTGACCGACCCGTCCTATTACGGGCAGATGGTCACCATGACCTATCCGCTCATAGGCAACTACGGCGTGTGTCCGGAAGATGTTGAATCAGACCGTATTCAGGTGGCAGCCTTCATTGTCAAAGAATACCAGGAGTTTCCAAGCAATTTCAGATCAAAGGGAACCCTTGCCGACTATCTGATGAAATCCCATGTCCTTGGCATTGAGGACCTTGACACCCGGGCCCTGACCCGGCATATCCGAAAATCCGGTGCCATGAGGGCCATGATCTCCACCACGGACCTGGATCCTGAATCCCTTGTGGCGCGGGCCAGGCAGATTCCATCCATGGAAGGATCAAACCTGGTGGAATACGTTACAACTAAAAAGCCCTATTTCTGGAAAGACAACAATCCGGATTATATTGATATCAATAGCCTTAAAGACCCTTCCATATGGCGATACAAAGGTAAAAAACATTCTGTGGTGGCCCTGGATTTCGGCATAAAATATAATATTGTCCGCTGCCTTGAAGATGCCGGGTGTGAAGTGCTGGTGGTTCCGGCTAAAACCGATGCCCAGACCATAAAAAACCTGAACCCGGACGGTCTTTTTCTTTCCAACGGCCCTGGAGACCCGGAGCCCTTGACCTACATCGTGGACACCATACACGAACTTCTTGAGGATTATCCTGTTTTCGGGATTTGTCTGGGGATGCAGCTTTTGGGCCTTGCCATGGGCGGTAAAACCATGAAAATCAAATTCGGCCACAGGGGCGGCAATCAGCCGGTGAAGAATATGGACACCGGCAAAGTAGAGATCACCTCCCAGAACCATGGGTTTGCCGTGGATCTGAACACCCTTGATAAAAACAAATGCCACCTGACCCACATCAACCTGAACGAAGACTCCCTGGAAGGGCTTAAGAACGATACCATCCGGGCGTTTGCCGTCCAGTACCACCCCGAAGCCTCTCCAGGTCCCCATGATGCGGCCTATCTTTTTAACCAGTTTGCAAAAGTGATGGAAAATGCCAAAGCGTAA
- a CDS encoding NADP-dependent glyceraldehyde-3-phosphate dehydrogenase, translating into MFPAESDIPEAFRIPGPVEQTEFLVNGEIHQWDGPVQDVFSPVCVAADGGFKKKRIGSYPLLTEKEALNALEAACRAYDSGRGHWPTLAVEDRIHHLEAFAYRMKEKRGEVVRLLMWEIGKKFQDACNEFDRTLDYILGTIDALKDLDRAGSRFDITQGVAAQIRRAPLGVVLCMGPFNYPLNETFTTLIPALIMGNTVIFKPPKLGVLLHRPLLEAFQSAFPPGVVNTVYGRGAMVTGPLMESGRIDVLAFIGTSRVGDRLKKQHPRPHRLRCVLGLEAKNPAIILPDANLDVAVKECLLGALSFNGQRCTALKLLFVHESIAETFLDMLCREVEKLESGLPWQDGVGITPLPEENKTGYLKELIDDARQGGASIRNESGGLVNQTFMFPAVLYPVTPRMRVFKEEQFGPVIPVVPYKSVEEPLGYVTDSDYGQQISIFGTDPDRIAELIDPLVNQVCRVNINSQCQRGPDTFPFTGRKDSAEGTLSMSDALRVFSIRTLVAGKLNDINKEIISTITRERKSRFLSTNFLL; encoded by the coding sequence ATGTTTCCTGCAGAATCCGATATCCCTGAAGCGTTTCGGATTCCAGGACCCGTTGAACAGACAGAATTTTTGGTTAACGGAGAGATCCATCAGTGGGACGGTCCGGTGCAGGATGTGTTTTCGCCCGTATGCGTCGCCGCAGACGGCGGTTTTAAAAAGAAGCGTATCGGCAGCTATCCGCTGCTTACGGAAAAAGAGGCGCTTAACGCTCTGGAGGCGGCCTGCCGGGCCTATGACAGCGGCCGGGGGCACTGGCCGACCCTGGCTGTTGAGGACCGTATCCATCACCTGGAAGCGTTCGCCTACCGCATGAAGGAGAAGCGCGGGGAGGTCGTTCGACTTCTTATGTGGGAAATAGGAAAGAAGTTTCAGGATGCCTGTAACGAGTTTGACCGCACCCTGGATTATATCCTGGGTACCATTGATGCGCTCAAGGATCTGGACCGGGCCGGATCGCGGTTCGACATCACCCAGGGGGTGGCCGCCCAGATCCGCAGGGCTCCTCTGGGGGTGGTCCTGTGCATGGGGCCTTTTAACTATCCTTTGAACGAAACCTTTACCACTTTGATTCCAGCCCTGATCATGGGCAACACCGTCATCTTCAAGCCGCCCAAGCTCGGTGTTCTGCTGCACCGGCCTCTGCTTGAGGCATTTCAGAGCGCCTTTCCGCCTGGGGTGGTCAATACGGTATACGGCCGGGGGGCCATGGTTACAGGTCCGCTTATGGAATCGGGCCGCATTGATGTGCTGGCCTTTATCGGCACCAGCCGGGTTGGTGACCGCCTCAAAAAGCAGCATCCCCGTCCCCACCGTCTTCGCTGTGTGCTTGGGCTGGAGGCTAAAAATCCGGCCATTATTCTGCCGGATGCAAATCTTGATGTGGCGGTCAAGGAGTGCCTTTTGGGCGCCCTGTCTTTCAACGGTCAGCGTTGTACAGCCTTAAAGCTTCTGTTTGTACATGAATCCATTGCTGAAACGTTTCTGGACATGCTCTGCCGGGAGGTAGAAAAACTTGAATCGGGCCTGCCCTGGCAGGACGGGGTGGGGATTACTCCCCTGCCCGAAGAGAACAAGACCGGCTATTTGAAAGAACTTATAGATGATGCCCGGCAGGGCGGCGCATCTATCCGCAATGAAAGCGGTGGACTGGTCAATCAGACCTTCATGTTTCCGGCTGTACTCTATCCGGTAACCCCCCGGATGCGCGTTTTTAAGGAAGAACAGTTCGGGCCTGTGATTCCCGTGGTACCCTATAAATCCGTTGAAGAACCCCTGGGTTATGTGACGGATTCGGATTACGGCCAGCAGATCAGCATCTTCGGAACCGACCCCGACCGCATCGCTGAACTTATCGACCCCCTGGTAAATCAGGTCTGCCGGGTCAACATCAACAGCCAGTGCCAGCGGGGCCCCGATACCTTCCCCTTTACCGGGCGCAAGGATTCAGCTGAAGGGACCCTGTCCATGTCCGACGCCCTGCGGGTTTTTTCAATCCGCACCCTGGTGGCCGGAAAACTCAACGATATCAACAAGGAGATCATCTCGACCATTACGCGTGAGCGCAAATCCCGGTTTTTATCTACGAATTTCCTTTTGTGA